From a region of the Candidatus Cloacimonadota bacterium genome:
- a CDS encoding dienelactone hydrolase family protein, producing the protein MTLEGQYLITSKIRFPENCSKYDPLPLLVALHGFGDDHENFKRLFDEQNDMIVVIPEAPYPFSVGKDIGFSWTAMANVKEDLGKDSMLLDSENIRNIIEYMKDKYNITKVYLLGFSQGAGLSYIAGIKNYDIIDGIAPFGGWFDEEYITRAHLKFAKENLDIFIAHGINDNVIPLESAEGAFNNLTEKGYNVHLEKFEGAHQVPANAQKAALEWLKDQNK; encoded by the coding sequence ATTACCCTGGAAGGGCAATATCTTATCACCAGTAAAATCCGCTTCCCCGAAAATTGCAGTAAATATGATCCTTTACCACTGCTTGTTGCTTTACATGGCTTTGGTGATGATCATGAAAACTTTAAAAGACTTTTTGATGAACAAAACGACATGATAGTGGTTATTCCTGAAGCACCATACCCATTTTCGGTGGGAAAAGATATTGGTTTTAGCTGGACTGCCATGGCAAATGTAAAAGAAGATCTTGGAAAAGATTCCATGTTGCTGGATTCTGAAAATATTAGGAATATCATCGAGTATATGAAAGATAAATATAACATTACAAAAGTATATCTTTTGGGATTTTCTCAAGGAGCAGGATTAAGTTATATTGCTGGAATCAAGAATTATGACATCATCGATGGAATTGCACCATTTGGCGGATGGTTCGATGAAGAATACATAACAAGAGCTCATTTGAAATTTGCCAAAGAAAATCTGGATATTTTTATTGCACATGGAATTAATGATAACGTTATTCCTTTGGAATCTGCAGAGGGAGCTTTTAATAATTTAACCGAGAAAGGTTACAACGTTCATCTGGAGAAGTTTGAAGGAGCTCATCAAGTGCCTGCAAATGCACAAAAAGCAGCATTGGAATGGCTGAAGGATCAGAATAAATAG